The following coding sequences lie in one bacterium genomic window:
- a CDS encoding glycosyltransferase family 1 protein: protein MRIAIVTDGWLPQVSGVVTTLVNVKEQLEAMGHEVKVIGPDFAHRHFHCPSYPEVELAVFPFREISRALDAFRPDAIHIASEVTVGLAARRYCVKRGIPFTTAYHTRFPEYIRQRYPVPLRVSYSYFRWFHSKAAKVLVPTASIKQVLESRGFRNIVLWERGVDTNLFKPRERYEKIVPDWPRPVMLYVGRVAVEKNIEAFLDLDLPGTKIVVGDGPERVRLESEYPNAVFTGYKADEELAEYYAASDVFVFPSRTDTYGIVLLEALASGTPVAAFPVPGPMDLISDGATGALDNDLEAAVRRALLIRGSACREFALEMSWRKCAADFLAFQAQIDERKFTVRRFAMPIRSVRAARAIAGLRRISTNAVRMAAVRASALRRRLPR, encoded by the coding sequence ATGCGAATCGCGATCGTAACGGACGGCTGGCTGCCCCAGGTGAGCGGGGTTGTGACCACGCTCGTCAACGTCAAGGAGCAGCTCGAAGCGATGGGGCACGAAGTGAAGGTTATCGGCCCGGACTTCGCGCACCGGCATTTTCACTGCCCGTCCTACCCTGAAGTAGAGCTTGCGGTGTTTCCGTTCCGCGAAATCTCGCGCGCGTTGGACGCGTTCCGGCCCGACGCGATTCACATCGCGTCCGAAGTGACCGTGGGGCTTGCCGCCAGGCGGTACTGCGTCAAGCGCGGCATCCCGTTCACTACGGCTTATCACACGAGATTCCCGGAATACATCCGCCAGAGGTACCCGGTGCCGCTGCGCGTTTCGTACTCGTACTTCCGCTGGTTCCATTCGAAGGCGGCCAAGGTGCTCGTGCCGACCGCGTCGATCAAGCAGGTGCTGGAGTCGAGGGGATTCCGCAACATCGTACTATGGGAACGCGGCGTTGACACGAACCTATTCAAGCCGCGCGAGCGCTACGAAAAAATAGTTCCGGATTGGCCTCGGCCCGTCATGCTGTATGTGGGGCGCGTCGCGGTCGAAAAAAACATCGAGGCGTTCCTGGATCTTGATTTGCCAGGCACAAAAATAGTCGTCGGCGACGGCCCCGAGCGCGTCAGGCTTGAAAGCGAGTATCCGAATGCCGTATTCACCGGCTACAAAGCCGACGAGGAGCTTGCCGAGTATTACGCCGCGTCCGACGTTTTTGTTTTCCCGAGCCGAACCGACACCTACGGCATCGTGCTGCTGGAAGCGCTGGCATCGGGAACACCGGTTGCGGCGTTTCCGGTGCCGGGCCCGATGGATCTTATCTCTGATGGCGCGACCGGAGCTTTGGACAACGATCTGGAAGCGGCAGTCCGGCGCGCGCTTTTAATACGCGGAAGCGCGTGCAGGGAATTTGCGCTCGAAATGTCCTGGCGAAAATGCGCCGCGGATTTTCTGGCTTTTCAGGCGCAAATAGACGAAAGGAAATTCACCGTACGCAGGTTCGCAATGCCCATCCGCTCCGTCCGCGCGGCCCGCGCGATCGCGGGATTGCGCAGGATTTCGACGAACGCGGTTAGAATGGCCGCAGTCCGGGCTTCGGCGCTTCGCAGGCGGCTCCCCCGTTGA
- the scpB gene encoding SMC-Scp complex subunit ScpB: MGNVKTDSENPVRGPEPPDKSGQGSIGPNEVARTLPPGALLSAVLFSAGATVELSRLRDFFGFSDAQLSAALDESKECLKSSGLTIIEVAGGVKMVTVPEAYETIEAFFQRTKQTGLSKAALETVSVIAYKQPCTRTDVEEIRGVNCEGVIKGLLEKRLIKVKERTEGPGRPFSYVTTDRFLEIFGLKSLKDLPKVELQGEGSSKEA; the protein is encoded by the coding sequence ATGGGAAATGTAAAAACCGATTCGGAAAATCCCGTTCGCGGTCCGGAACCGCCGGACAAATCCGGGCAAGGCTCGATTGGTCCGAATGAAGTTGCGCGCACACTTCCGCCGGGAGCACTGCTTTCGGCGGTGCTTTTCAGCGCCGGCGCCACCGTAGAGCTTTCAAGGCTAAGAGATTTTTTCGGGTTTTCGGATGCGCAGCTGAGCGCCGCTCTTGACGAGTCGAAGGAATGTCTCAAATCGTCCGGACTGACGATTATCGAAGTCGCGGGCGGAGTGAAAATGGTCACCGTGCCGGAGGCGTATGAAACCATCGAAGCATTCTTTCAAAGAACGAAGCAAACGGGATTATCCAAAGCCGCGCTCGAAACCGTGTCGGTTATCGCGTACAAACAGCCGTGCACCCGCACGGACGTGGAGGAAATCCGAGGAGTCAACTGCGAAGGGGTAATAAAGGGACTTCTCGAAAAGCGTCTGATCAAGGTAAAGGAACGCACAGAAGGGCCGGGGCGTCCGTTCAGCTATGTCACTACGGACAGGTTTTTGGAAATATTCGGGCTGAAATCGTTGAAAGACCTGCCCAAAGTCGAACTTCAGGGGGAAGGGAGCTCCAAAGAAGCTTGA
- a CDS encoding PaaI family thioesterase, giving the protein MPTQRTAFIDDDFCFACGQKNPLGLALSFDVREDGTCATEFTAAAHHQGFAGILHGGLIATIADDLMNNHLFRGFGVYTATAELSTRFKAPAPLGEPLVFTSRRTAARGKVHEMECDVRKKSDGSLLAVCKGRFIEVSVPSAKIL; this is encoded by the coding sequence ATGCCCACCCAACGCACCGCCTTCATCGACGACGATTTCTGTTTCGCCTGCGGGCAGAAGAACCCGCTCGGACTCGCGCTGTCCTTCGATGTACGGGAGGACGGCACCTGCGCGACCGAATTCACCGCCGCGGCGCACCACCAGGGCTTCGCCGGAATCCTGCACGGAGGGCTGATCGCGACGATCGCCGACGACCTGATGAACAACCACCTGTTTCGCGGATTCGGCGTGTACACCGCGACCGCGGAGTTATCGACGCGGTTCAAGGCGCCCGCGCCGCTGGGAGAGCCGCTGGTTTTCACCAGCCGCCGTACCGCCGCCCGCGGCAAGGTGCATGAAATGGAATGCGACGTGCGCAAAAAGTCCGACGGCTCGCTGCTTGCCGTATGCAAGGGAAGGTTTATCGAAGTATCCGTTCCGTCAGCCAAAATCCTATGA